From the Streptomyces sp. SN-593 genome, the window GACTACGCGGCGGGGGAGCCGAAGGGCACCCCGTGGCACCCGCACCGCGGCTTCGAGACGGTGACGTACATCATGGACGGCACCTTCGTGCACCGCGACAGCCACGGCGGGGGCGGCACCATCACCAACGGCGACACCCAGTGGATGACCGCCGGGTCCGGGCTGCTGCACATCGAGACGCCGCCGGAGTCCCTGGTGCTCAGCGGCGGCCTCTTCCACGGCCTCCAGCTATGGGTGAACCTCCCGAAGGCGGACAAGATGATGCCGCCCAAGTACCAGGACATCCGCGCCGGCGGCCTGAAGCTGCTCACCTCCGAGGACGGCGGCGCGCTGATCCGGCTGATCGCCGGGGACCTGGACGGACACCGCGGTCCGGGCGCGACCCACACCCCGATCACGATGATCCACGTCTCCGTCAACCCCGGTGCGACCGTCACGCTGCCCTGGCGCGCGGACTTCAACGCGCTCGCGTACGGCCTGGCCGGCCGCGGCTTCGCGGGTCCCGAGGCGCGCCCCTTCGAGCTCGGGCAGGCCGTCCTCTTCGGCAAGGGCGACGCCCTCACGCTGCGCGCCCACGACACGCAGGACTCCCGCAACGAGAACTTCGAGGTGGTCCTGCTGGGCGGCCTGCCCATCCGGGAGCCGATGATGCAGTACGGCCCCTTCGTGATGAACACGCACGCCGAACTCGCCCAGGCGTTCGACGACTTCCAGGCCGGCCGCCTGGGCACGATCCCCGCCGACTCCCCGCTCACCCCCTGACCCCCGCCCGCACCTCAGCCCGGAGGTACGGGCGGCGGCTGCCAGGTGCCGTCGCTCATCGCTTCGAGCAGGGCCCGGCTCACCCTCGTGAAGTGGTGGTCGCCGCCGAGGTTCTGCTCCCGGCGGGCGGTGACGTCGGTCATGATCGCCACGCCCGTCTCGCGGTCGCCGAGCGCGGCCGCGGTCTGGGCGCGTAGCTGGCGCGCGGACAGCACCGTCGGGTGGTCGGCGCCGAAACGCTGCTCGTACGCCTCGATGACCTGTCGGATCTCCTCGTCGGCGCCGGTGGGGCGGCCCAGGACGAACAGGGCCCGAGCGTGGTTGTGCCGCGCGGCGAGGGTGACGGTGTGCTCCGGGCCGAGGTGGCGGACGCAGTCCCCGGCCAGTTCCAGCAGCGGGCCGCCCTCTTCGGCGGCGAGTTCGGACGCGGTCAGCAGCGTCAGCATGCTGGCGCGTGAGCGGAGCGTCGATGGGTGCG encodes:
- a CDS encoding pirin family protein, producing MPAVTVENPLSLPRVSPAPGSTSRPALAVSTAPSGLEGEGFPVRRAFAGIDYRHLDPFILMDQMGEVDYAAGEPKGTPWHPHRGFETVTYIMDGTFVHRDSHGGGGTITNGDTQWMTAGSGLLHIETPPESLVLSGGLFHGLQLWVNLPKADKMMPPKYQDIRAGGLKLLTSEDGGALIRLIAGDLDGHRGPGATHTPITMIHVSVNPGATVTLPWRADFNALAYGLAGRGFAGPEARPFELGQAVLFGKGDALTLRAHDTQDSRNENFEVVLLGGLPIREPMMQYGPFVMNTHAELAQAFDDFQAGRLGTIPADSPLTP